The proteins below are encoded in one region of Pseudomonas anguilliseptica:
- a CDS encoding IS30 family transposase, protein MSYSELSVEERATIQIGHAQGFSLRKIAHLINRSPSTISRELRRNREVCGRYSARAAQQQMRARRQVCRPKRKLLPGSERFELVTHMLRERLSPEQIAGKLRSMNIPSLRDAYVCRETIYTAIYALPVGELRKELIICLRQSKTTRRPRSGGVDRRGQLPELVSIHVRPPEIEDRLMPGHWEGDLIKGKANASSVGTLVERTSGYLMLIKMNDATATSAMEGFSAALNRMPLAMRKSMTYDQGREMARHAEITQRTGIAIYFCDPHSPWQRGSNENINGLIRQYLPKGTDLSGHSQEQLDAIALQLNMRPRKRFDFKCPIEVMSEVMQEAMAMRHDAPASIQ, encoded by the coding sequence ATGTCTTATTCCGAACTCAGCGTTGAAGAGCGCGCCACTATTCAAATCGGTCATGCCCAAGGCTTTAGCCTGCGCAAGATTGCCCACCTGATCAACCGATCCCCCTCGACTATCAGTCGCGAGTTGCGCCGTAATCGAGAGGTCTGCGGTCGTTACTCGGCCCGTGCGGCGCAGCAGCAGATGAGAGCCCGGCGCCAAGTCTGCCGGCCCAAGCGAAAGCTGCTGCCCGGTAGTGAACGCTTCGAGTTGGTGACCCATATGCTGCGTGAGCGTTTGTCTCCCGAGCAGATTGCCGGCAAGCTGCGCAGCATGAACATACCCAGCCTCAGAGATGCCTACGTCTGTCGCGAGACGATCTATACCGCGATCTATGCCTTGCCGGTCGGCGAGCTGCGTAAGGAGCTGATTATCTGCCTGCGCCAAAGCAAGACGACGCGCAGGCCGCGCTCTGGCGGCGTGGATCGACGTGGCCAGCTCCCAGAGCTGGTCAGTATTCACGTGCGCCCGCCGGAGATTGAAGACCGCCTGATGCCGGGCCACTGGGAGGGCGACCTTATCAAGGGCAAGGCCAACGCCTCGTCGGTCGGCACCTTGGTAGAACGCACCAGTGGCTACCTGATGCTGATCAAGATGAACGATGCGACGGCGACCTCGGCGATGGAAGGTTTCAGCGCCGCACTCAATCGTATGCCGCTGGCGATGCGTAAGAGCATGACCTACGACCAGGGCCGGGAGATGGCGCGGCACGCCGAGATCACCCAGAGAACCGGCATAGCGATCTACTTCTGCGACCCACACAGCCCCTGGCAGCGCGGCAGCAACGAAAACATCAACGGCCTCATTCGCCAGTACCTGCCCAAGGGCACAGACTTGTCGGGACACAGCCAAGAACAGTTGGATGCCATTGCACTGCAACTGAATATGCGGCCGCGTAAGCGCTTCGACTTCAAGTGCCCGATCGAAGTCATGAGCGAAGTAATGCAAGAAGCCATGGCTATGCGGCATGATGCGCCAGCGTCAATTCAATAA
- a CDS encoding NUDIX hydrolase, translating into MKFCSNCGGAITHIIPQGDNRLRHVCAQCQTVHYQNPRIIAGCLPVWGEQVLLCRRAIEPRRGYWTLPAGFMENGETLEQAAARETHEEACARVRSLSLYTLFDLPHINQVYMLFRAELIDLDFAPGEESLEVQLFHEQDIPWSELAFPTIGRTLECYFADRVQQHFPVRNEPLEALRAHYKKAF; encoded by the coding sequence ATGAAGTTCTGTAGCAACTGTGGTGGCGCGATCACCCACATCATCCCGCAGGGTGACAACCGCCTGCGCCACGTCTGCGCGCAGTGTCAGACCGTGCATTATCAAAACCCGCGAATCATCGCCGGCTGCCTGCCGGTGTGGGGCGAACAGGTGCTGCTGTGCCGCCGCGCCATCGAGCCACGGCGTGGCTACTGGACCCTGCCAGCAGGCTTTATGGAGAACGGCGAAACCCTGGAACAGGCCGCCGCCCGCGAAACCCACGAAGAAGCCTGCGCGCGAGTGCGCAGTCTGAGCCTCTATACCCTGTTCGACCTGCCGCACATCAATCAGGTGTATATGTTGTTTCGCGCGGAGCTGATCGACCTGGACTTTGCCCCGGGCGAAGAGAGCCTTGAGGTTCAGCTATTTCACGAACAGGACATCCCCTGGTCAGAACTGGCTTTCCCGACCATCGGGCGTACCTTAGAATGCTACTTCGCCGACCGCGTGCAACAGCACTTTCCGGTCCGCAACGAGCCGCTCGAAGCCTTGCGCGCACATTACAAGAAAGCCTTTTGA
- a CDS encoding IS630 family transposase, whose product MARPAAPFFLSPSDADMLQGWLRMGSLPQSIGQRARILLLLANGLTPKEISEQLQVSAPVVFKWRKRYQETGLEGLSDLRRSGAPRKLNEAKIKEILTLTTQRVPREATHWSLRLMAKYAGVSIWQVAQVWAAADLKPHRLKTFKISNDPHFADKVVDVVGLYLNPPDNALVLSVDEKTQIQALDRTQPMLPLKPGQIERRTHDYKRHGTASLYADFDILTGKVIGRITQRHRAKEFLEFLRQIDRSTPAELDLHVILDNSSTHKTAAVREWLEKHPRFKLHFTPTSASWLNAVEGWFAQLERRALYRDAFSSVADLRAAIRRFIEAHNEHSAKPFRWSKTAESIISSVHRAKLAVIRNELLD is encoded by the coding sequence ATGGCCCGGCCAGCAGCCCCATTCTTCTTGAGTCCCAGTGATGCCGACATGCTGCAAGGCTGGTTACGCATGGGATCGCTGCCTCAGAGCATCGGCCAGCGGGCCAGAATTCTGTTGCTGCTGGCCAACGGTCTCACGCCCAAGGAGATCAGCGAGCAGCTGCAAGTCTCTGCGCCAGTGGTCTTCAAATGGCGTAAACGCTACCAGGAGACCGGTCTGGAGGGGCTGAGTGACCTGCGGCGCAGTGGAGCGCCTCGCAAGCTCAACGAAGCGAAGATCAAGGAAATCCTGACGCTGACGACCCAGCGAGTACCGCGCGAAGCTACCCACTGGAGCCTACGGTTGATGGCCAAGTACGCTGGGGTCAGCATCTGGCAGGTCGCACAGGTGTGGGCTGCTGCCGACCTCAAGCCGCACCGGTTGAAAACCTTCAAGATCAGTAACGACCCGCACTTTGCAGACAAAGTGGTCGATGTCGTCGGGCTCTATTTGAATCCGCCCGACAACGCCCTGGTGCTATCTGTTGACGAAAAAACACAGATCCAGGCGCTGGACCGCACACAGCCCATGCTGCCGCTCAAGCCCGGGCAGATTGAGCGGCGGACGCATGACTATAAGCGCCACGGTACGGCCAGTCTGTACGCAGACTTTGACATCCTGACGGGTAAGGTCATCGGCCGTATCACCCAGCGGCACAGGGCCAAGGAGTTTTTGGAGTTCCTTCGACAGATCGACCGCAGCACTCCCGCCGAGCTGGACCTGCATGTAATTCTGGACAACAGCTCGACTCACAAGACCGCTGCCGTCAGGGAATGGCTGGAGAAGCATCCCCGTTTCAAGCTGCACTTCACACCGACCAGCGCCTCGTGGCTGAACGCCGTGGAGGGCTGGTTTGCGCAACTGGAAAGACGGGCGCTTTATCGTGATGCCTTCAGCAGCGTGGCTGACCTGAGAGCGGCGATACGTCGCTTCATTGAGGCTCATAACGAACATTCGGCTAAGCCGTTCCGCTGGAGCAAAACGGCTGAGTCGATTATCAGCTCCGTGCATCGAGCAAAGCTGGCTGTAATTCGGAATGAGTTATTGGATTAA
- a CDS encoding AraC family transcriptional regulator: MRTFVDTSNWPLPANGVRFITPPRLRRLLAKHPLGQGCYPLALGYYPEARGHRMHRPQPEDHLLIYCRSGQGWLETMDGRLAVSGGDLLLLPKGAAHAYGADVDKPWTLYWVHFDGELVTDFLKPLGKGPLWRIGVQPRLLAEFDALLNLRKQGLNLAHFVHAAHQLQVLLTSLAVLPARTTLKSGRVLDVDAVQAVMRAHLHDSLNLDELAAQFKLSRFHFAKTYRALTGHAPIQDFIQLKMAHACRLLDEGEQSIRQVAEQLGYDDVYYFSRLFRKVVGMAPSHYRALHQG; the protein is encoded by the coding sequence ATGCGCACTTTTGTCGATACATCCAACTGGCCTTTGCCGGCCAATGGCGTGCGCTTTATCACGCCGCCCAGGCTGCGCCGCTTGCTGGCAAAGCATCCCTTGGGGCAGGGCTGTTATCCCCTGGCCCTGGGGTACTATCCCGAGGCTCGGGGGCACCGCATGCATCGCCCGCAGCCGGAGGATCACCTGCTGATTTACTGCCGTTCCGGGCAGGGCTGGCTGGAGACAATGGATGGACGATTAGCTGTCAGTGGTGGCGATCTGCTGCTGTTACCCAAAGGCGCGGCGCACGCCTACGGCGCGGATGTGGACAAGCCCTGGACGCTGTACTGGGTGCATTTTGACGGCGAGCTGGTAACGGACTTTCTCAAGCCACTGGGTAAGGGGCCGCTGTGGCGCATCGGCGTGCAACCGCGTTTGCTGGCCGAGTTCGACGCCTTGCTCAACCTGCGCAAGCAGGGCTTGAACCTGGCACATTTCGTTCATGCCGCGCACCAGTTGCAGGTATTGCTCACTTCTCTGGCGGTGCTGCCGGCGCGTACCACCCTGAAATCCGGACGGGTGCTGGATGTAGACGCGGTACAGGCGGTGATGCGCGCCCATCTGCATGACTCGCTAAACCTCGACGAGCTGGCCGCGCAGTTCAAACTGTCGCGTTTTCACTTCGCCAAAACCTACCGTGCCCTGACCGGGCATGCGCCGATTCAGGACTTTATCCAACTGAAAATGGCCCACGCCTGTCGCCTGCTCGATGAGGGCGAACAGAGCATCCGCCAGGTGGCCGAACAGCTGGGTTATGACGATGTGTATTACTTCTCGCGGCTATTTCGCAAAGTGGTAGGTATGGCGCCTAGTCATTACCGGGCACTGCATCAGGGCTAA
- a CDS encoding DUF6538 domain-containing protein: MPANHLIQRGTTWHFRLDVPVDLRAHYGNRRILSKSLRTGDKIPARELASRLTAQWKAEFRAIAKAW, encoded by the coding sequence ATGCCAGCTAATCACTTAATTCAACGTGGCACTACTTGGCATTTTCGCCTAGACGTTCCGGTCGACCTTCGCGCCCATTACGGCAATCGCAGAATCCTATCTAAGTCACTGCGCACAGGTGACAAGATTCCAGCCAGAGAACTGGCCTCACGGCTGACAGCGCAATGGAAAGCTGAGTTCCGAGCAATAGCTAAAGCGTGGTGA
- the tnpB gene encoding IS66 family insertion sequence element accessory protein TnpB (TnpB, as the term is used for proteins encoded by IS66 family insertion elements, is considered an accessory protein, since TnpC, encoded by a neighboring gene, is a DDE family transposase.), whose amino-acid sequence MLSSNFFLEPAVMMRPDAKVEKVYLYPKPVDFRKSIDGLAALVELDIKVAVFDPVLFVFLNRARSRVKILYWERNGFCLWLKRLEAERFKSHPEPGEDAIVLTAQELNWLLDGIDLWRNRPHQVLTPRFVT is encoded by the coding sequence ATGCTGAGCTCCAATTTCTTTCTGGAGCCAGCCGTCATGATGCGCCCCGACGCCAAAGTCGAAAAAGTCTATCTATACCCCAAGCCGGTGGATTTCCGAAAATCCATCGATGGCCTGGCCGCCCTGGTCGAGCTGGATATCAAGGTGGCGGTGTTCGACCCGGTGCTGTTCGTCTTCCTCAACCGCGCGCGCAGCCGGGTGAAGATTTTGTATTGGGAGCGCAACGGCTTTTGCCTGTGGCTCAAGCGATTGGAGGCTGAACGCTTCAAGTCGCATCCGGAACCTGGCGAAGATGCGATCGTGCTGACGGCCCAGGAGTTGAACTGGTTGTTGGACGGTATCGACCTGTGGCGCAACCGGCCGCACCAGGTTTTGACCCCTAGGTTCGTCACCTGA
- the tnpC gene encoding IS66 family transposase, translating to MISVPETLPDDPAALKQLLAEVLSSAQELAKDKDGQIERLREQNALLIQRLFGRKSEQSSDPDSPQLEMFNEAESLAEAAAEAPAAEVEEEVVAPTKRRGKRKPLPAELPRVEVIHELPEHELTCECGCRKQAIGEETSEQLEIIPMQVQVIRHIRKTYACKACESAPVTADKPAQLIEKSLASPSVLAMLLTSKYADGIPLYRFEKMLSRHGIDIPRQTLARWVIQCGELLQPLLNLMRDRLLDSPVIHCDETRVQVLKEPGRDPSSHSWMWVQTGGPPGKPVILFDYTTSRAQEVPLRLLDGYRGYLMTDDYAGYNAVAAQQGVERLACWAHARRKFVEAQKVQPKGKTGRADIALGMINKLYGIERELKDASDEQRYRGRQQHSLPLLDQLKTWLEKTQPQVTAQNALGKAVNYLASNWSRLERYIEAGHLPIDNNAAERAIRPFVIGRKNWLFSDTPKGATASAQLYSLVETAKTNGQEPYAWLRHVLERLPLANSVEAYEALLPWNCQPTTPL from the coding sequence ATGATTTCTGTGCCCGAAACCCTTCCTGATGACCCCGCCGCGCTCAAGCAATTGCTCGCTGAGGTGTTGTCGTCGGCGCAGGAATTGGCCAAGGACAAGGATGGGCAGATCGAGCGCCTGCGCGAACAAAACGCGCTGTTGATCCAGCGCCTGTTCGGCCGTAAATCCGAGCAGAGCAGCGACCCGGATTCACCGCAGCTAGAGATGTTCAACGAAGCGGAAAGCCTGGCCGAAGCGGCGGCTGAAGCTCCGGCCGCTGAGGTCGAGGAAGAAGTCGTTGCGCCGACCAAGCGCCGCGGCAAGCGCAAGCCGTTACCGGCCGAACTACCGCGTGTCGAGGTCATCCACGAACTGCCCGAACACGAACTGACCTGCGAATGCGGTTGCCGCAAGCAGGCCATCGGCGAAGAAACCAGCGAGCAGCTGGAAATCATCCCGATGCAGGTTCAGGTGATCCGCCACATTCGCAAGACCTATGCCTGCAAGGCCTGCGAAAGCGCGCCGGTCACCGCTGACAAGCCGGCCCAACTGATCGAGAAAAGCCTGGCCAGCCCGAGCGTGCTGGCGATGCTGCTGACCAGCAAATACGCCGACGGCATCCCACTGTATCGCTTCGAAAAGATGCTCAGTCGCCATGGCATCGACATCCCCCGGCAGACCCTGGCGCGCTGGGTGATCCAGTGCGGCGAACTGCTACAACCGTTGCTCAACCTGATGCGCGACAGGCTGCTGGACAGTCCGGTGATCCACTGCGATGAAACCCGCGTGCAGGTGCTCAAGGAGCCTGGGCGCGATCCGAGCAGCCACTCCTGGATGTGGGTGCAGACCGGTGGCCCGCCTGGCAAACCGGTGATCCTCTTCGACTACACAACCAGCCGCGCGCAGGAGGTGCCGCTGCGCCTGCTCGACGGTTATCGCGGCTACCTGATGACCGACGATTACGCCGGCTACAACGCCGTGGCCGCACAACAAGGTGTTGAGCGCCTGGCCTGCTGGGCGCATGCGCGGCGCAAGTTCGTCGAAGCGCAAAAGGTGCAACCGAAGGGCAAAACCGGGCGTGCCGACATCGCGTTGGGGATGATCAACAAGCTCTACGGCATCGAGCGCGAACTTAAGGATGCCAGCGATGAACAGCGCTACCGGGGCCGCCAGCAGCACAGCCTACCGCTCCTCGATCAGCTCAAGACCTGGCTGGAGAAAACCCAGCCGCAGGTCACGGCGCAGAATGCCCTGGGCAAAGCAGTGAACTACCTGGCGAGCAACTGGAGCCGACTCGAACGCTACATCGAGGCTGGCCACCTGCCGATCGATAACAACGCTGCCGAGCGCGCGATCCGGCCCTTCGTCATAGGTCGCAAGAACTGGCTGTTCAGCGACACGCCGAAAGGCGCGACCGCCAGCGCCCAACTCTACAGCCTGGTGGAAACCGCCAAGACCAATGGCCAGGAGCCCTACGCCTGGCTGCGCCATGTCCTCGAACGCCTGCCGCTGGCCAACAGCGTTGAAGCCTACGAAGCGCTGCTGCCTTGGAACTGCCAACCAACGACGCCACTGTAA
- a CDS encoding L,D-transpeptidase family protein — protein MRWLFALLCLTVALTGHANTTPTLNGKTIDKVLVVKSERKLHLISRGNTLKSYRVSLGKQPEGAKQREGDLRTPEGFYWIDWRKTSDKYNLSMHISYPNARDQAQARAKGVSAGGMIMIHGTPLDEEYPEWFFHTLDWTEGCIAMKNTDMREIWALVKDGTLIEIRP, from the coding sequence ATGCGCTGGTTGTTCGCCCTACTCTGCCTGACCGTTGCCCTGACTGGCCACGCCAACACCACCCCGACCCTTAACGGCAAAACCATCGACAAAGTGCTGGTGGTCAAGTCCGAACGCAAGCTGCACCTGATCAGCCGCGGCAATACCCTCAAGTCCTACCGCGTATCGCTGGGCAAACAGCCTGAAGGGGCGAAGCAACGCGAAGGCGACCTGCGCACCCCGGAAGGCTTCTACTGGATCGACTGGCGCAAGACCAGCGACAAGTACAACCTGTCGATGCACATCTCCTACCCCAACGCCCGCGACCAGGCGCAAGCCCGCGCCAAGGGCGTGTCGGCCGGCGGCATGATCATGATCCACGGCACGCCGCTGGACGAGGAATACCCCGAATGGTTCTTCCACACCCTGGACTGGACCGAAGGCTGCATAGCCATGAAAAACACCGACATGCGAGAAATCTGGGCCTTGGTCAAAGATGGCACGCTGATCGAAATCAGACCCTGA
- a CDS encoding YqfO family protein, with product MYKLCFYVPETHLDAVKSAVFSAGGGRIGHYDQCCWQALGQGQFRALEGSQPFIGQPGQVEQVAEWKVEMVVADELIHDAVKAMKKQHPYETPAFEVWRL from the coding sequence GTGTACAAGCTGTGTTTTTATGTGCCTGAAACTCATCTGGATGCCGTGAAAAGCGCGGTATTCAGTGCCGGTGGCGGACGTATTGGCCATTATGATCAGTGTTGTTGGCAAGCCCTGGGGCAGGGCCAGTTCCGTGCTCTGGAAGGTAGCCAGCCATTTATTGGTCAGCCTGGACAGGTCGAACAAGTGGCGGAGTGGAAAGTCGAGATGGTGGTGGCTGACGAGCTGATTCATGACGCGGTCAAGGCCATGAAGAAGCAGCATCCTTATGAGACGCCAGCTTTTGAAGTGTGGCGGCTGTAA
- a CDS encoding tyrosine-type recombinase/integrase has translation MRTIPIHPDLLPTYQRRLEATEDGYLFAGKQDKAGKRLNAVQQRFTKLKREQKFTDLHVFHSFRGTVITQLEQAGVSPLAITSIVGHKRGSITFDVYSAGASLRQKLEAISLLSFDF, from the coding sequence ATTAGGACTATCCCCATCCATCCTGATTTACTGCCCACTTACCAGCGCCGACTAGAAGCGACTGAAGACGGGTACCTATTCGCAGGTAAGCAGGACAAGGCCGGCAAGCGACTGAATGCAGTGCAACAGAGATTCACCAAGCTGAAGCGCGAACAGAAATTTACAGACCTGCATGTTTTCCACTCATTCCGAGGGACGGTAATCACACAGCTTGAGCAGGCTGGGGTTAGCCCACTGGCGATAACCAGTATCGTGGGTCATAAGAGAGGGTCAATCACGTTTGACGTATACAGCGCAGGTGCCAGCCTCCGACAAAAACTTGAAGCTATCAGCCTGCTTTCATTCGACTTCTGA
- the tnpC gene encoding IS66 family transposase, translating to MISVPETLPDDPAALKQLLAEVLSSAQELAKDKDGQIERLREQNALLIQRLFGRKSEQSSDPDSPQLEMFNEAESLAEAAAEAPAAEVEEEVVAPTKRRGKRKPLPAELPRVEVIHELPEHELTCECGCRKQAIGEETSEQLEIIPMQVQVIRHIRKTYACKACESAPVTADKPAQLIEKSLASPSVLAMLLTSKYADGIPLYRFEKMLSRHGIDIPRQTLARWVIQCGELLQPLLNLMRDRLLDSPVIHCDETRVQVLKEPGRDPSSHSWMWVQTGGPPGKPVILFDYTTSRAQEVPLRLLDGYRGYLMTDDYAGYNAVAAQQGVERLACWAHARRKFVEAQKVQPKGKTGRADIALGMINKLYGIERELKDASDEQRYRGRQQHSLPLLDQLKTWLEKTQPQVTAQNALGKAVNYLASNWSRLERYIEAGHLPIDNNAAERAIRPFVIGRKNWLFSDTPKGATASAQLYSLVETAKTNGQEPYAWLRHVLERLPLANSVEAYEALLPWNCQPTTPL from the coding sequence ATGATTTCTGTGCCCGAAACCCTTCCTGATGACCCCGCCGCGCTCAAGCAATTGCTCGCTGAGGTGTTGTCGTCGGCGCAGGAATTGGCCAAGGACAAGGATGGGCAGATCGAGCGCCTGCGCGAACAAAACGCGCTGTTGATCCAGCGCCTGTTCGGCCGTAAATCCGAGCAGAGCAGCGACCCGGATTCACCGCAGCTAGAGATGTTCAACGAAGCGGAAAGCCTGGCCGAAGCGGCGGCTGAAGCTCCGGCCGCTGAGGTCGAGGAAGAAGTCGTTGCGCCGACCAAGCGCCGCGGCAAGCGCAAGCCGTTACCGGCCGAACTACCGCGTGTCGAGGTCATCCACGAACTGCCCGAACACGAACTGACCTGCGAATGCGGTTGCCGCAAGCAGGCCATCGGCGAAGAAACCAGCGAGCAGCTGGAAATCATCCCGATGCAGGTTCAGGTGATCCGCCACATTCGCAAGACCTATGCCTGCAAGGCCTGCGAAAGCGCGCCGGTCACCGCTGACAAACCGGCCCAACTGATCGAGAAAAGCCTGGCCAGCCCGAGCGTGCTGGCGATGCTGCTGACCAGCAAATACGCCGACGGCATCCCACTGTATCGCTTCGAAAAGATGCTCAGTCGCCATGGCATCGACATCCCCCGGCAGACCCTGGCGCGCTGGGTGATCCAGTGCGGCGAACTGCTACAACCGTTGCTCAACCTGATGCGCGACAGGCTGCTGGACAGTCCGGTGATCCACTGCGATGAAACCCGCGTGCAGGTGCTCAAGGAGCCTGGGCGCGATCCGAGCAGCCACTCCTGGATGTGGGTGCAGACCGGTGGCCCGCCTGGCAAACCGGTGATCCTCTTCGACTACACAACCAGCCGCGCGCAGGAGGTGCCGCTGCGCCTGCTCGACGGTTATCGCGGCTACCTGATGACCGACGATTACGCCGGCTACAACGCCGTGGCCGCACAACAAGGTGTTGAACGCCTGGCCTGCTGGGCGCATGCGCGGCGCAAGTTCGTCGAAGCGCAAAAGGTGCAACCGAAGGGCAAAACCGGGCGTGCCGACATCGCGTTGGGGATGATCAACAAGCTCTACGGCATCGAGCGCGAACTTAAGGATGCCAGCGATGAACAGCGCTACCGGGGCCGCCAGCAGCACAGCCTACCGCTCCTCGATCAGCTCAAGACCTGGCTGGAGAAAACCCAGCCGCAGGTCACGGCGCAGAATGCCCTGGGCAAAGCAGTGAACTACCTGGCGAGCAACTGGAGCCGACTCGAACGCTACATCGAGGCTGGCCACCTGCCGATCGATAACAACGCTGCCGAGCGCGCGATCCGGCCCTTCGTCATAGGTCGCAAGAACTGGCTGTTCAGCGACACGCCGAAAGGCGCGACCGCCAGCGCCCAACTCTACAGCCTGGTGGAAACCGCCAAGACCAATGGCCAGGAGCCCTACGCCTGGTTGCGCCATGTCCTCGAACGCCTGCCGCTGGCCAACAGCGTTGAAGCCTACGAAGCGCTGCTGCCTTGGAACTGCCAACCAACGACGCCACTGTAA
- a CDS encoding CoA-acylating methylmalonate-semialdehyde dehydrogenase, with product MAKAIPQLIDGEWRESRAREFIEVTDPATQEVLALAPKATAEEIEAAIASAKAAFLTWREVPVSDRARVMLRYQHLLKEHHDELAEILAGETGKTLADAKGDVWRGIEVVEQACNIASLMMGETMENVARDIDTASWIQPLGVCVGITPFNFPAMIPLWMFPLAIAAGNTFILKPSEQDPLTPNRLAELFIEAGAPKGVLQVLHGAREVVDSLLTHPDIRAISFVGSVPVGQHIYRTGTAHLKRVQAFAGAKNHMVIMPDANKQQVLSNLVGASCGAAGQRCMAISVAVFVGESKQWIDELQAQMADLQPGYWTDGHAAFGPLISQQAKQRVLRLIAEGKAEGAECLLDGSHCAVEGYPNGNWVGPTLFRGVTAKMSLYREEIFGPVLVCMEVDTLEEAIELVNASPYGNGTSIFTRSGGAARHYQHAVEVGQVGINVPVPVPLPFFSFTGWKGSFYGDLHAYGKQGVRFFTETKTVTSRWFDEDSVAGANMTIQLK from the coding sequence ATGGCCAAGGCAATCCCACAGTTGATCGACGGTGAATGGCGCGAAAGCCGCGCCCGCGAATTTATCGAGGTCACCGACCCGGCGACCCAGGAAGTGCTGGCACTGGCCCCCAAGGCCACTGCCGAGGAAATCGAAGCGGCGATTGCCAGTGCTAAGGCTGCCTTCCTCACCTGGCGCGAAGTACCCGTCTCCGACCGGGCGCGGGTGATGCTGCGTTACCAGCATCTGCTCAAGGAACATCACGACGAGCTGGCGGAAATTCTCGCTGGCGAAACCGGCAAGACCCTGGCCGATGCCAAGGGCGATGTCTGGCGCGGCATCGAGGTGGTCGAGCAGGCCTGCAATATCGCCAGCCTGATGATGGGCGAGACCATGGAGAACGTGGCCCGCGACATCGACACCGCCAGCTGGATTCAGCCGCTGGGCGTGTGCGTGGGCATCACTCCATTCAATTTCCCAGCAATGATTCCGCTGTGGATGTTTCCCCTGGCCATCGCCGCCGGCAATACCTTTATTCTCAAGCCGTCCGAACAGGACCCACTGACCCCCAATCGCCTGGCCGAGCTGTTTATCGAGGCCGGCGCGCCCAAGGGTGTATTGCAGGTGCTGCATGGCGCTCGCGAGGTGGTCGACAGCCTGCTGACCCACCCGGATATCCGCGCGATTTCCTTCGTCGGCTCGGTGCCGGTGGGCCAGCATATCTACCGCACCGGCACCGCGCACCTGAAGCGCGTGCAGGCGTTTGCCGGGGCGAAGAACCATATGGTGATCATGCCCGACGCCAACAAGCAGCAGGTGCTGAGCAACCTGGTCGGTGCCAGTTGCGGTGCGGCCGGGCAGCGTTGCATGGCGATCAGCGTGGCGGTGTTTGTCGGCGAATCGAAGCAATGGATCGACGAACTGCAGGCGCAGATGGCCGACCTGCAACCCGGCTACTGGACCGATGGCCACGCCGCCTTTGGCCCGCTGATCAGCCAGCAGGCCAAACAGCGCGTGCTGCGCCTGATCGCCGAGGGCAAGGCGGAAGGGGCCGAATGCCTGCTGGATGGCTCGCACTGCGCAGTCGAGGGCTACCCCAACGGTAACTGGGTCGGCCCTACCCTGTTCCGCGGCGTTACCGCAAAAATGAGCCTGTATCGCGAGGAAATCTTCGGCCCGGTGCTAGTGTGCATGGAGGTCGACACCCTTGAGGAGGCCATCGAACTGGTCAACGCCAGCCCCTACGGCAACGGCACCTCGATCTTCACCCGCTCGGGCGGCGCAGCGCGGCATTATCAGCACGCGGTGGAAGTCGGCCAGGTCGGCATCAACGTACCAGTGCCGGTGCCGCTGCCGTTCTTCTCCTTTACCGGCTGGAAGGGCTCGTTCTACGGTGACCTGCACGCTTACGGTAAACAGGGCGTGCGCTTCTTTACCGAAACCAAGACGGTGACCAGCCGCTGGTTCGATGAAGACTCCGTAGCCGGAGCAAATATGACCATTCAGTTGAAATAA